The Chitinophaga parva genomic sequence AAATTTACCGCCGCGTGCAGGCTGGTTGTTTGCACAAAAGTGGGGAAGACTAGCACATTTTTACGGGCGAAGTGCTGTAGCTGCCAGGTTGCCGCCGGAAGTCCTGGTTTAAGCAGCAGCTGTTCTTTCATATGATCCATGCATTTGCAGGGGAACAGCCCGGTGCTGTTCATTTATCACCACCCTTTATTTCCGGGTAGGATCATCCGTTGCATTCACATACGTTACACCGGAGGGGCCATAGCCCGTGATCTCCACCATTACCGGCCCTTTGGTCATGGCAAAATGATTTTGCCCGGCTACTTCCGTGTACACGCTACCCGTGGGCAATTGCTTCAGCTTTGCTGCATCAAACTTATCGCCGTACCCGAAGTACCAGGTGCCGGAAACTACCGTGGCCGTACGGAAGTCCGGGTGCAGGTGGGCGGCGATCTTTGTGTTGGGGCCAATTTTGAGGAGAATGGTGTAGAGCCCTGGCTTAGCCGGATCGCCATACAGGACGATCTCCTCGATGCCCGCATGATTGCTGGACCCTGGTGCCAGTGCGCCTTTGCTATGCAGGGCGGTAAGTTCCGTGGGGGTAAGCCGTAACTGGCCATTGGAAGGAGCGGCCACCTGGGCAAAAGTAGCGGCCCGGGTGCCGAGCAGGAATACGCAGATCAGGCAGCCTGTCTGCAGCAGGCGTTTGCTGGTTTGTAGCATAAAATGGTTTTGCCAATGCAGGACCAATGGTGTGCCGGAAAGGCAGATCCGCTACCATAGCTGGTTTGGTGAGGATAAGGCTTTTGGAGGACCGCGATATTCCGTCAATTAATATTTGCGCTTCGTGAAATTGCGGGAGGCCCGGGTGTTATCTCCTGTAGCGCGTATCGGGCTTATGCCAGCAAATTAAATGACACCAGTGCAATGGTAATACCCAGGCACACCAGCGCCACGAGAAAGATGTATTCCGCCACCAGCTCCATTTTCCGGGCATTTTCCCGCTTGGAGGCGCGCATGGAAAGAAAGGACAGCAGGCAACTGGCTATCAGCAGGAGGGAGGCCACGCCGGTAAGGTCATCAATGATAGTGGCCTGGTTAAACTTGGCCACTTTGATGGACGTGAGCACAATCAGGCAAAACCCCAGCAGGTTCGCGGAAGTATTGAGGATATGTGGAGATTTGTTGTCCGGTGCCATGAATGACAAGTTACGGAATGGGCTGTTTACACCTTGTTAAAAATGGGACTTTATTCGCGGTCACGCGGCCTGCGCCCGGTTGGTAAAACAGTGCCTATTCATCGCCATGCACCAGGCCTACATCCGGCTGGGCATATTTGTACACCTTAAAATAAATAGCAGTTTTGGTCTGGTGCACTCCCTCAATAGCAGCTACTTTGTTAATGAAATCCTGCAGGTGGTCATTATCCCGGCACATCACATCCACCTCCAGGTCGTAATCACCGGAGGTGCCGGCCAGGAAACTCACTTCCGGCATCTTCGCTATTTTTTTGGCTACGGCCTCCTTGTGGGTGGCAGGGCGTACAAACACGGCTACGTGCGCATAGCAATTGAAACCTACTTTCACCGGGTCCACGCGGCCCACAATGGTGATCACGCCTTCTTCCAGGAGGCGGTTAAACCGGGTACGCACCGTGCCTACAGACACGTTCAGTTTTTCAGCGATCACGGTGAAGGAAGTCCTGCCATCCTGCTGCAGGGAGGAGAGGATGGAAAAATCCAGTTCGTCCATTATCATATCCTTTTTTGCGGGCAATTTGTTTTTGTCCATCTTAAAATGGTTGAATTTTCAGCCAGGGAACCGGGTTTGGTCAAAAAATGGGGATAAATAATCCTTTTTTTTGTTTATTTCTTTTTAAAAATACATTTTTTGCAGAAAAGTTTTAGTATTTTTAAAATAAATGCAGCAGGATTATCACTGCCACATCATATAACTGCCGGCCACCGGCGAAGGTTACTATCAACACAAAATCTAAATCGCTGACCCCTGGCGGGTCGTATTCCGGAGATGGGAATGCGACCCGCTTTTTCTTTTACTATATTTGTCGCTGACAATTGTCGACGGAAACTTCTACCTGCAAAAACAAACTTCACGCATGCACCGCACATTGAAGATCACCAGTGTTCTATTACTAACAACGTTCCTGAAATTATCCGCACAACAACCCGATTATGAGCTGAACAGCGGCTGGCAATGCCAGCAGGTGAACAGTGTAAAAGCCAATGGGGAAGCCATTTCCAGCCCATCGTACCCGTTGCAGGGATGGATGCCGGCTACCGTGCCTGGTACCGTGCTTACCTCGCTGCTGGATAACAAGCAGGTGCCCGATCCTTTTTATGGCATGAACAACCAGCATATCCCGGACATTTATTACGCCGGGCGGGATCACTACACGTACTGGTTTGTAAAGGACTTTAAAGAAACGGCCACCGGTCCTGATGGACAGGTATGGCTGCACTTCCGGGGCGTAAATGATGGCTGTGATATTTTCCTGAACGGTCATAAGCTCAATGCCAGCACCCACTTTGGCGCCTACCTACGCCAGTCGTATAATATCACGCCCTTCCTGGCAAAGAACGGTCAAAACCGCCTGGCAGTGATCGTATACCCGGCACCGGTAGTAGGCGATCCTAACGGCGGGCAGGGAGGTGATGGCACCATTGCCCGTAATGTAGGCCCGCAGTACACTGCCGGGTGGGACTGGATACAGCCCATGCGCGACCGCAACACCGGCATATGGGATAAGGTGACCATAGAGAAAACGGGCGCGGTGCGCATCAAAGATCCGCACGTGGTGACCAGCGTGCCCGGCCAGCGCTGGCCCGGACAGGCCCAGGCGCCCGCGTTCATTGACGTAGCTGCCGATGTGGAAAATGCCAGCGGCAAAGCCATCAGCGGCATGCTGCGCTACACCATGGAGGGCAATACCCTCAGCAAGGCTGTAAGCCTGAAACCCAATAGCAGCGCTACGGTACAACTGCCGGAGCTGACGCTTAAACAACCCAGGCTCTGGTGGCCGGCAGGTTACGGGGAGCAGGCTTTGTATAAAGTGAAGATTGAATTTATTGCCAACGGCCAGCCCAGTGATGCGGAAAGTGTGGAAGTGGGCGTGCGCGAGATCCAGACTTCCTGGAATGCCCACACCGGCAGCCGTGAAGTAGCGGTGAATGGGCAAAAGATCTTTATCAAGGGTGGCGACTGGATCACTTCCGATGCCTTGTTCCGCTTCAGCAAGGAACGGTATGATGCAGAAGTGCGTTTCCACCGGGATATGAACCTGAACCTGATCCGCATCTGGGGCGGCAGCCTCACGGAACGGCCGGAATTTTTTGAAGCCTGTGATAAATATGGCCTGCTGGTGTTCCAGGATTTCTGGATGTCTGGCGACTGCAATGGACGCTGGGTAGACCCGATGAAGAAGGAAGACCAGTGGACCAGGCGGCAGTACCCGGATGATCACCGCCTGTTCATCAACAGCATTGCAGACCAGGTGAAGCTGCTCCGCAACTACCCGTCGCTGGCTTTCTGGTGTGGAGGCAACGAGATCACCCCGCCGCCGGATATCTTCCACGCCATCAGGGATTCCATTTTGCCTGCACTGGACCAGACGCGTTACTTCTTTGATTATTCCAACAGTGACAGCATGTCTTACAATACGCTGGGGGGCAATGGGGACGGGCCTTACAGCATCCAGCCAGTGGAACATTTCTGGAGCTTCAAAACTTTTCCGTTCAATTCAGAAGTGGGCTCCGTAGGGGTGGGAGACCTGGTATCCCTGCGACGTTTTATGCCGGAGGAGAACCTGGTAATGCCAGACTACCGCAATAAAAAAACAGATGCTGTATGGGAGTATCACAAATACATTCCCTATGAAAATTACCATGAGGCTTACGGTAAGCAAAAAAATATCGAGCAATGGACCAACACTGCGCAGCTGATCAATTACGACCAGTACCGCGCGCTGATGGAAGGCTTTTCTGCGCATATGTGGGACTGGTACACCGGTGTGATCATCTGGAAAACCCAGAACCCGTGGACCGCGTTGCGTGGCCAGATGTATGACTACTACCTGGACCCCAACGCCTGCCTGTACGGGCTGCGAACCGGCAGCAAGCCCCTGCATGTGATGTACGACCCGGTGGAAGGCATGGTGGAGATCGTAAACAATCATTTCCAACGCGCCCGCGACCTGATGCTGGAAGTGAAAACATATGACATGCAGGGCCATGATTCCCTGCTTACCCAGCTCTTTGTGGAAACAGCCGCCGCCGGCACGCAAAAATACCTGCCCATCAAAGCCGCAGTAGACGCGCTGCGCAGCAGGGAAGGCGTATTCCTTTCCCTGCGCCTGCTTAACCTGGACAAACAGGTGGTGGATGAGAACATTTACTGGATGGCCGATGAAAAGGGCCAGTACAGCGGATTACAGCAATTGAAACCCGCATCCGTGCAGCTGAGCGCCCGCCGCAGTGGGCAAGAGGTGGCTGTAACGATCAGCAATCCGGCCGGCCAGCCGGTGGCATTCTTCAACCGTTTTTCACTGGTGAATGCGGGTGATAAACAACGCATCCTGCCGGTATTTTACAGTGATAACTATATAACCGTGATGCCAGGCGACAGCAAGACGGTTACGATCAGCGGAGCGCAGGTGGGTAAGCATACAGCAGCCCTGGTGGAAGTATATGGAGAGAACGTGAAGCAGCAATACGTGACGGTCCGGTAGCGGCCGGGGCATTAGCTTACCGGTATCAAAAAGGATAGTGAGGTGGCTGGTGCCCCGCAGCATGAATATTAATGGACTTCTAATCCCGGATGGTAGCAGCGCCCGGCAGCCCGCGCTTGTATTTTAGAAACGGCACCGGGTATACAATGGAACACTGTGCCGGAAACTTTCCTTGTACTGGAACGCGGCCATCCTTTCAAAGCCGCTACAGGTAAAGGTTTGAGAGTGCTAATAGACAGATATGAATATTCTTAATTTATATCAGGTTAAAAAGTATGATGAAAAATCAGATATATACAATTAAGGGGAAAGTGCAACGCGGCAGGTTGAAAATTATTTGATTATTGACAAGATTTAAGAGAAATTTGTGATAATATTTCAGGGGAAGCTTTCTAATTTTATTCGCTAATAAGGTGCGCAAGTCAGCCTGTAAACCGACTGGTTTTTTCCTACAGAACAGAGAGTTTGATTTAATGGTAATGGTCAGTTGAAAAACTGTTCCTGGTTATTGTAACGCTATGAATTTAGAAAAGTATTTGTCGCGCATCCATTACTCCGGTCCAATCACGCCGGAGTTGTCAACCCTCCGGGAGTTGCAGCGGCTGCACGTGTTGCACGTCCCATTTGAGGATATTGATATTTATTGTGGAGTCCCCATCGTCCTTTCTCCTAAACAATTTTTCCGGAAGATCGTTACTGAACAACGGGGTGGCTATTGCTACGAGGTGAACGAATTGTTTTACCAGTTGCTGCGTGCTATTGGCTTCAGCGTGCGCCGTATATCCGGCCGGCTGGTGTCTGGCCACCGCTACGGGCCTGAGTTTGATCACATGGCCATCTGCGTGACCCTGGGTGGGCAGCAATACCTGGTAGACGCCGGTTATGGCGATTTTTCCCTGCAGCCCCTGGCCATTACACCCGGCCTGGTGCAGCACGATGGCCATACGGAATATTGCATTACGGATGGTGTTGAAGTAGATGGGATGTCTTACTTCCAGGTAGCTAAATGGAGCCACGCCAAGCAAAAATTTTCCCCGGATTTTATATTCACCCTTACACCGCGTACCCTCATTGAATTTGAGCCGATGAACCGCTGGAAACAGAGTTCCCCGGAATCCAAATACCGCAATACCCTTATCTGTAGCCTGCCTGTGAATGGTGGCCGCGTAAGCATGGTGGGCAATAAACTGGTGCGCACCCATGGCCAGGTAAAACAGGTGACCACCGTCCCCGACGGGCACCAGCTTACCCTGCTCCGCGCGGTGTTTAATGTAGACCTGCCGGCTGAAAAGTACCAGCGCCTGGCAGCCGCCCACGAAGTTCATGCAGATAATACGGCGGTGGTAGCGTAGCTTTGCACCCATGCATTTTTTAGAGATCCAGGATATTCATAAGAAAACCGGCAGCGATTTTGAATTGCTGCCGGTTTCTTTCTGTGTGGAGCAATTCCGGAAGCTGGCCATAGCCGGCGAGTCCGGCTCCGGCAAAAGCACGCTGGTGAAGATCATCGGCGGCCTTGCACAACCCGATGGCGGCCAGGTGCTGTTTGAAGGTGTACGTGTAAAAGGCCCCGAAGAAAAGCTCATGATGGCCACCCCGGGCATGGCCTACCTTTCCCAGCACTTTGAGCTGAAGGAAAATTACTGGGTGGAAGACATCCTCAATTATTCCAACCAGCTCACGGAAGCTTCTTCCCGCGAACTGTTCGACATTTGCCGCATCAGCCACCTCCTGCGCCGCAAGACCCACCAGGTGTCCGGTGGCGAAAAGCAGCGCATTGCCCTGGCCCGCCTGCTGGTGAATACGCCCCGCCTCCTCATCCTGGATGAGCCTTACTCTAACCTGGACCTCATCACCAAAAACATCCTCAAGGACGTGATCCGCGATGTGTCTGAGCAACTGAAGATCACCTGCATGCTGGTCTCCCACGATCCGCTGGACATCCTGCCCTGGGCGGATGAGGTGATCGTGATGAAAGGAGGGAAGATCATGCAGCAAGCCGCCCCGGAAGTCATCTACCGGGAGCCGGTGAATGACTACGTAGCCGGGATCTTTGGGAAATACAACCTCCTGCCGGCCGCGCTGGTAAAGGCGCTGGGTGGTAAAGCAACGGCGGAAACGTTTGTGCGCCCCGAGCAACTGCAAGTGGTGGAAAAAGGTGGAGTGAAAGGCGTGGTGAAGGCCGTGCACTTTGTAGGCTATGGGTATGATGTGCAGGTGCAGGTAGAAAATATGCTGCTCAGCGTGCGGGCTGCAGACAATGGGTTCAAAGCAGGAAATACTGTACGGGTGGCGTGGCGCGCTTAACGTACGCCCTTCACCGTTAGACATAAAAAGGCCGGGAGCATCACTGCTTCCGGCTTTCAATTTTTTACAACCGGTGATTATACCGCTTTTCAGCGCATGCAACGCCGTCAAGGAAAGCATTGCCTGTTTACAACGGTGATCACACCGCTACCGGTACCAGCTCCTGCCGGGTGGCTGCTGCGGGTACCTCCGCGTGTTCTGCCGCTGCGGCGGCATTGCGCTTCCGGGCGCTTTCCTGCAGGCGTTTCTTGTGTTGCTGGCCCCATTCCCGCATAGCGGTGATGATGGGCTGCACCGTCTGGCTGTAGGGCGTGAGGGAGTATACTACCGTTACCGGTTTGGTGGGGTACACCTCGCGGGTTACAAATTCATTCAGTTCCAGCTCCTTCAATTCTTTAGACAGGATCTTGGGCGTAATATCGCCCAGGGTGCGCTGCAGTGCCGCAAAGCGCAGCGGGCCTTCCGCCAGGGAAATAATAATGGGCAGTTTCCATTTGCCGTTCAGTACATATAAAGTATCGCTCACCGCGTTGAGGGCGGCTTTACAGGTTTCCCGGCTGTGGATGGTGAATTGGTCAGTGCAAACCATACGTTATACATTTTTTAGTGAGCCAGTTTCCCGTAAGGCTACGGGTATCTTTCGGATAGCGAAGGTACTGGAAAATACCGTAGGCTCGCCTGGATACTTAAAAGATGACGGAGGCATGATGCAGAGAACGGTCACTGCTGGTCCAGGAAATCGCCAAGGGCGTCCAGTTTCTCGTTCC encodes the following:
- a CDS encoding glycoside hydrolase family 2 protein, which translates into the protein MHRTLKITSVLLLTTFLKLSAQQPDYELNSGWQCQQVNSVKANGEAISSPSYPLQGWMPATVPGTVLTSLLDNKQVPDPFYGMNNQHIPDIYYAGRDHYTYWFVKDFKETATGPDGQVWLHFRGVNDGCDIFLNGHKLNASTHFGAYLRQSYNITPFLAKNGQNRLAVIVYPAPVVGDPNGGQGGDGTIARNVGPQYTAGWDWIQPMRDRNTGIWDKVTIEKTGAVRIKDPHVVTSVPGQRWPGQAQAPAFIDVAADVENASGKAISGMLRYTMEGNTLSKAVSLKPNSSATVQLPELTLKQPRLWWPAGYGEQALYKVKIEFIANGQPSDAESVEVGVREIQTSWNAHTGSREVAVNGQKIFIKGGDWITSDALFRFSKERYDAEVRFHRDMNLNLIRIWGGSLTERPEFFEACDKYGLLVFQDFWMSGDCNGRWVDPMKKEDQWTRRQYPDDHRLFINSIADQVKLLRNYPSLAFWCGGNEITPPPDIFHAIRDSILPALDQTRYFFDYSNSDSMSYNTLGGNGDGPYSIQPVEHFWSFKTFPFNSEVGSVGVGDLVSLRRFMPEENLVMPDYRNKKTDAVWEYHKYIPYENYHEAYGKQKNIEQWTNTAQLINYDQYRALMEGFSAHMWDWYTGVIIWKTQNPWTALRGQMYDYYLDPNACLYGLRTGSKPLHVMYDPVEGMVEIVNNHFQRARDLMLEVKTYDMQGHDSLLTQLFVETAAAGTQKYLPIKAAVDALRSREGVFLSLRLLNLDKQVVDENIYWMADEKGQYSGLQQLKPASVQLSARRSGQEVAVTISNPAGQPVAFFNRFSLVNAGDKQRILPVFYSDNYITVMPGDSKTVTISGAQVGKHTAALVEVYGENVKQQYVTVR
- a CDS encoding Lrp/AsnC family transcriptional regulator — encoded protein: MDKNKLPAKKDMIMDELDFSILSSLQQDGRTSFTVIAEKLNVSVGTVRTRFNRLLEEGVITIVGRVDPVKVGFNCYAHVAVFVRPATHKEAVAKKIAKMPEVSFLAGTSGDYDLEVDVMCRDNDHLQDFINKVAAIEGVHQTKTAIYFKVYKYAQPDVGLVHGDE
- a CDS encoding cupin domain-containing protein is translated as MLQTSKRLLQTGCLICVFLLGTRAATFAQVAAPSNGQLRLTPTELTALHSKGALAPGSSNHAGIEEIVLYGDPAKPGLYTILLKIGPNTKIAAHLHPDFRTATVVSGTWYFGYGDKFDAAKLKQLPTGSVYTEVAGQNHFAMTKGPVMVEITGYGPSGVTYVNATDDPTRK
- a CDS encoding ABC transporter ATP-binding protein; protein product: MHFLEIQDIHKKTGSDFELLPVSFCVEQFRKLAIAGESGSGKSTLVKIIGGLAQPDGGQVLFEGVRVKGPEEKLMMATPGMAYLSQHFELKENYWVEDILNYSNQLTEASSRELFDICRISHLLRRKTHQVSGGEKQRIALARLLVNTPRLLILDEPYSNLDLITKNILKDVIRDVSEQLKITCMLVSHDPLDILPWADEVIVMKGGKIMQQAAPEVIYREPVNDYVAGIFGKYNLLPAALVKALGGKATAETFVRPEQLQVVEKGGVKGVVKAVHFVGYGYDVQVQVENMLLSVRAADNGFKAGNTVRVAWRA
- a CDS encoding winged helix-turn-helix transcriptional regulator: MVCTDQFTIHSRETCKAALNAVSDTLYVLNGKWKLPIIISLAEGPLRFAALQRTLGDITPKILSKELKELELNEFVTREVYPTKPVTVVYSLTPYSQTVQPIITAMREWGQQHKKRLQESARKRNAAAAAEHAEVPAAATRQELVPVAV
- a CDS encoding arylamine N-acetyltransferase family protein, which translates into the protein MNLEKYLSRIHYSGPITPELSTLRELQRLHVLHVPFEDIDIYCGVPIVLSPKQFFRKIVTEQRGGYCYEVNELFYQLLRAIGFSVRRISGRLVSGHRYGPEFDHMAICVTLGGQQYLVDAGYGDFSLQPLAITPGLVQHDGHTEYCITDGVEVDGMSYFQVAKWSHAKQKFSPDFIFTLTPRTLIEFEPMNRWKQSSPESKYRNTLICSLPVNGGRVSMVGNKLVRTHGQVKQVTTVPDGHQLTLLRAVFNVDLPAEKYQRLAAAHEVHADNTAVVA